In one window of Bradyrhizobium sp. AZCC 1721 DNA:
- a CDS encoding ArsR/SmtB family transcription factor produces MRAAAPAAQETEQPTTQETAVAPGADDAAALKKLAKQAGDAAQLLKMLANEKRLLILCFLAVRGEMTVGELVTVVNLSQSALSQHLAKLRADGLVEFRRTSQTLHYRVADQRTLRLLGVLKEIFCGDLK; encoded by the coding sequence ATGAGAGCAGCCGCCCCGGCAGCCCAAGAGACAGAGCAACCAACTACGCAAGAGACCGCCGTCGCCCCCGGCGCCGACGACGCGGCGGCGCTGAAGAAGCTGGCAAAGCAGGCCGGTGACGCCGCGCAGCTCCTGAAGATGCTCGCCAATGAAAAGCGTCTGCTGATCCTCTGCTTTCTTGCCGTGCGCGGCGAGATGACGGTGGGCGAGCTGGTCACTGTCGTGAATCTCAGTCAGTCCGCACTGTCGCAGCATCTGGCGAAATTGCGCGCCGACGGCCTGGTGGAATTCCGGCGAACCTCGCAGACGCTGCATTATCGCGTTGCCGACCAACGCACACTGCGTCTGCTTGGGGTGTTGAAGGAGATATTCTGCGGCGATCTGAAGTGA
- the soxC gene encoding sulfite dehydrogenase produces MGRRRFLGLGAALTASLAVGGKQAIADPAQESPPADAPWSQSIGAGVVDRPYGRPADTEASVIRRNVPWLTASAESSVSFSPLQDLHGIITPNGLFFERHHAGRPDIDPAQHKLMIHGLVERPLLLTMKDIMRFPSVSRIHFIECPANGGMNWRAAQMNSLQFSHGMVSCAEWIGVKLSTLLEEVGIKKQAKWAMVEGADGAHMNRSLPLDKCLDDCLVVYAQNGEALRPEQGYPLRLVVPGWEGNVNIKWLRRIKLGEKPWHTREETSKYTDLMPDGTSRGFTWLIDAKSVVTFPCPEKPLDGPGLYEIRGLAWTGNGKAKRVDVTMDGGVNWQTARLHEPVLSKALTKFTLPWRWDGRPALVASRVIDETGYVQPTIAQLRAQRGSNSVYHNNSIQTWQVKPDGSVFNVQLA; encoded by the coding sequence ATGGGCCGCCGCCGCTTCCTTGGCCTCGGCGCAGCCCTGACCGCCAGCCTCGCCGTTGGCGGCAAACAGGCCATAGCGGACCCCGCGCAGGAGTCTCCCCCTGCAGACGCGCCCTGGTCGCAATCGATCGGCGCCGGCGTGGTCGACCGGCCCTATGGCCGCCCCGCCGACACCGAAGCCTCCGTCATCCGCCGCAATGTGCCCTGGTTGACCGCAAGCGCGGAATCGTCCGTGAGCTTTTCGCCGCTGCAGGACCTGCACGGCATCATCACGCCGAACGGGTTGTTCTTCGAGCGCCATCACGCCGGCCGCCCTGATATCGACCCGGCGCAGCACAAGCTCATGATCCACGGGCTGGTCGAGCGCCCGCTGCTTCTCACCATGAAGGACATCATGCGCTTCCCATCCGTGTCGCGCATCCATTTCATCGAATGCCCGGCCAATGGCGGCATGAACTGGCGCGCCGCGCAGATGAATTCGCTGCAGTTCAGTCACGGCATGGTCAGTTGCGCGGAATGGATCGGGGTCAAACTGTCGACGCTGCTGGAGGAGGTCGGCATCAAGAAGCAGGCGAAATGGGCGATGGTCGAGGGCGCCGACGGCGCGCATATGAACCGCAGCCTGCCGCTCGACAAATGCCTCGACGATTGCCTCGTGGTCTACGCGCAAAACGGCGAGGCGCTACGGCCCGAACAGGGCTACCCGCTGCGGCTGGTGGTGCCGGGCTGGGAAGGCAACGTGAACATCAAGTGGCTGCGCCGGATCAAGCTCGGCGAAAAGCCGTGGCACACCCGCGAGGAAACCTCGAAATACACCGACCTGATGCCGGACGGCACCTCGCGCGGCTTCACCTGGCTGATCGACGCCAAATCGGTCGTCACCTTTCCCTGCCCCGAGAAGCCGCTCGATGGGCCCGGCCTCTATGAAATCCGGGGACTGGCCTGGACCGGCAACGGCAAGGCCAAGCGCGTCGATGTCACCATGGACGGCGGCGTCAACTGGCAGACCGCGCGGCTGCACGAGCCGGTGCTGTCGAAGGCGCTGACGAAATTCACCCTGCCCTGGCGCTGGGACGGCCGGCCCGCGCTGGTCGCATCCCGCGTTATCGACGAGACCGGTTATGTGCAGCCGACAATTGCACAACTGCGCGCACAGCGCGGCTCAAACTCGGTCTACCACAACAATTCGATCCAGACCTGGCAGGTCAAGCCCGACGGAAGCGTCTTCAATGTACAGCTCGCGTAA
- a CDS encoding c-type cytochrome yields MYSSRKICLPIIAILLACAASLAGAAEPGSFGYGSVATPAQIGGWDIDVRGEDGTGLPPGKGTVDRGAEVYAEQCAACHGTFGEGEGRFPKLVGGVGSLRDERPEPTVGSYWPFAPTLWDYINRAMPMQAPHTLSADDVYALTAYILNLNDLVPHEFVADRNSLPKVKMRNRDNFIWTDPRPDTVTKPCMNDCVNAADVRISSTAEGRNLTPRTTGPLDTMQQK; encoded by the coding sequence ATGTACAGCTCGCGTAAGATTTGCCTGCCGATCATAGCCATTCTGCTTGCCTGCGCCGCAAGCCTCGCCGGCGCGGCCGAACCCGGCTCGTTCGGTTACGGCAGCGTGGCCACGCCGGCGCAGATCGGCGGATGGGACATCGACGTGCGCGGCGAGGACGGAACGGGCCTGCCGCCCGGCAAGGGCACCGTCGACCGGGGCGCGGAGGTTTATGCCGAACAATGCGCGGCGTGCCATGGAACCTTCGGCGAGGGCGAAGGTCGGTTTCCGAAGCTGGTGGGCGGCGTCGGATCGCTCCGGGACGAGCGCCCGGAGCCGACGGTCGGCAGCTACTGGCCGTTCGCCCCGACCCTGTGGGACTATATTAACCGCGCCATGCCGATGCAGGCGCCGCACACATTGTCAGCGGATGACGTTTATGCTTTGACCGCCTATATTCTGAACCTGAACGATCTCGTTCCCCATGAATTCGTTGCCGATCGCAACAGTTTGCCGAAAGTCAAAATGCGCAATCGCGACAATTTCATCTGGACCGATCCGCGCCCCGATACGGTGACAAAACCCTGCATGAACGACTGCGTTAACGCCGCCGATGTCAGGATATCGTCGACGGCTGAGGGCAGGAATCTGACGCCGCGCACGACCGGGCCGCTCGACACGATGCAACAGAAGTAG
- the soxX gene encoding sulfur oxidation c-type cytochrome SoxX: MALLVALASAGAAQAQSAVDEGRKLAFDRSKGNCLTCHVIKGGNLPGTIGPELVDIKSKYPKREDLVAILNDETLRNPLTVMPPFGRNRILTEKEIDAVVDFLQTL; encoded by the coding sequence TTGGCGCTGCTCGTCGCTCTGGCGTCCGCGGGCGCCGCGCAGGCGCAGTCCGCGGTGGATGAAGGCCGCAAGCTGGCCTTCGATCGCAGCAAGGGCAATTGCCTGACCTGTCATGTCATCAAGGGCGGCAACCTTCCCGGCACGATCGGACCCGAACTGGTCGACATCAAGAGCAAATATCCGAAGCGCGAGGATCTCGTCGCCATCCTCAACGACGAGACCCTGCGCAATCCGCTCACCGTGATGCCGCCCTTCGGACGGAACCGGATTCTGACCGAGAAGGAAATCGACGCGGTGGTGGATTTCCTGCAGACGCTTTAA
- the soxY gene encoding thiosulfate oxidation carrier protein SoxY, whose translation MNKIDVGFSATRRLILQGAGAVALIGLGNLPFGLTPALAAANDKYPEEAFKQKSDADVIKTLYGKTAEPSDKVKMDAPEIAENGAVVPISVSTTLADVTSVAFLVSENPNVLIAKYNIPAGTLPSVANRIKMAKTSNVTVLVEAGGKLYSASKEVKVTVGGCGG comes from the coding sequence ATGAATAAGATTGATGTTGGATTTTCGGCCACGCGGCGACTGATCCTGCAGGGTGCAGGCGCAGTCGCGCTCATCGGCCTCGGCAACCTTCCCTTCGGCCTGACGCCGGCGCTCGCCGCGGCCAACGACAAATACCCGGAAGAGGCGTTCAAGCAGAAGAGTGACGCCGACGTCATCAAGACGCTCTACGGCAAGACCGCTGAGCCATCGGACAAGGTCAAGATGGACGCGCCCGAAATCGCCGAGAACGGCGCCGTGGTGCCGATCTCGGTCTCTACAACCCTTGCCGACGTAACCTCGGTTGCGTTCCTCGTCAGCGAGAATCCGAACGTGCTGATCGCAAAGTACAACATCCCGGCCGGCACGCTGCCGAGCGTCGCCAACCGCATCAAGATGGCCAAGACCAGCAACGTGACCGTGCTGGTGGAAGCCGGCGGCAAGCTCTACAGCGCCTCTAAGGAAGTCAAAGTCACTGTCGGCGGTTGCGGCGGTTAA
- the soxZ gene encoding thiosulfate oxidation carrier complex protein SoxZ: MASTIRVRASSNGEITEVQALIQHPMDSGFVKNAKGETIPPHFIQQLTFEHDGKNVFAADWGGGISKDPYVKFAFKGAKKGDELKISWVDNKGATDTTTAKIQ; encoded by the coding sequence ATGGCATCCACCATTCGCGTGCGCGCTTCTTCGAACGGCGAAATCACCGAGGTGCAGGCACTGATCCAGCACCCGATGGATTCCGGGTTCGTCAAGAACGCCAAGGGCGAGACCATTCCGCCGCACTTCATCCAGCAGCTCACCTTCGAGCATGACGGCAAGAACGTGTTCGCCGCCGATTGGGGCGGTGGTATCTCCAAGGACCCCTACGTGAAGTTCGCGTTCAAGGGAGCCAAGAAGGGCGACGAACTGAAGATCAGTTGGGTCGATAACAAGGGCGCGACCGACACCACCACGGCGAAGATCCAATGA
- the soxA gene encoding sulfur oxidation c-type cytochrome SoxA, whose amino-acid sequence MKLRSAIFLASATIALAALTLAGAPLLAADDKIDPVADAKAFQKFFRDKFPKVKFEDFVNGPYSMNEDLYRQWQEKEQFPPYEFSLEMGKEMFSKPFKNGKTYADCFPNGGIGIRQNYPYFDEKEGKVITLELALNRCREANGEPPFSYVKDEMAALTAYMAFTSRGKPMDIKIPNDPRALAAYESGKEYFYTRRGQLNFSCATCHVQSPGERIRAEILAPALGIVNAMPIYRSEWSGMGTTSRRFTTCNSQIRAVPLSPQDDEYRNVEYYLSYVSNGLPISGPGARP is encoded by the coding sequence ATGAAGCTGCGATCCGCGATCTTTCTGGCATCCGCCACGATTGCGCTGGCCGCGCTGACGCTGGCGGGCGCGCCGCTGTTGGCAGCTGACGACAAGATCGATCCTGTCGCCGACGCCAAGGCGTTCCAGAAGTTCTTCAGAGACAAATTTCCCAAGGTGAAGTTCGAGGACTTCGTCAACGGCCCCTATTCGATGAACGAGGACCTTTATCGGCAGTGGCAGGAGAAGGAACAGTTCCCGCCCTACGAGTTCTCGCTCGAAATGGGCAAGGAGATGTTCTCCAAGCCGTTCAAGAACGGCAAGACCTATGCGGACTGCTTCCCGAACGGCGGCATCGGCATCCGCCAGAACTACCCTTACTTCGACGAGAAGGAAGGCAAGGTCATCACGCTTGAATTGGCCTTGAACCGCTGCCGCGAGGCCAACGGTGAACCGCCGTTCTCCTATGTGAAGGACGAAATGGCGGCGCTGACCGCCTACATGGCCTTCACCTCGCGCGGCAAGCCCATGGACATCAAGATCCCGAACGATCCGCGCGCGCTCGCGGCTTACGAAAGCGGCAAGGAATATTTCTACACCCGGCGCGGGCAGCTCAACTTCTCCTGCGCCACCTGCCATGTGCAGAGCCCGGGCGAGCGCATCCGCGCCGAAATCCTGGCGCCCGCGCTTGGCATCGTCAATGCGATGCCGATCTACCGCTCGGAATGGAGCGGCATGGGCACTACCAGCCGGCGCTTCACCACCTGCAACAGCCAGATCCGCGCAGTGCCGCTCAGCCCGCAGGACGACGAATATCGCAACGTCGAATATTACCTGTCCTATGTCAGCAACGGACTGCCGATTTCAGGTCCGGGAGCGCGGCCATGA
- the soxB gene encoding thiosulfohydrolase SoxB — MTIRRRDFLTLAGAATLSGSLPRLARGADNAGVYDLERFGNARILHITDTHAQLRPVFFREPSVNLGVGPMQGNPPHLVGRAFLDRFGIRPDSADAYAFTCIEFEKAAGRFGKLGGFAHLKTLTDRMRSEAGSGRSLLLDGGDLWQGTGLANTMRGVDMVEAANLLGIEAMTGHWEFTYGEKALRANLERFKGEFLAQNVYLTEEAAFNDAKAFDPASGRVFKPSVIKEIGGHRVAVIGQAFPYVPIAHPKRFTPDWKFGIRDEELQKLVDTHRNTDKVDAVILLSHNGMDVDLKLASRVTGIDVILGGHTHDAVPQPIAVTNAGGTTLVTNAGSNGKFLAVLDLDIGKGKIKDVRYRLLPVFSELLKPDPAMQALIDKTREPYAATLNEKIAAADRLLYRRGNFSGSMDQLICDALLGELNAEIALSPGFRWGTTALAGQPLTMEDVMAQTAVTYPETYVQTMTGGQIKDVLEDICDNLFNTDPYYQQGGDMVRVGGLAYTCTPTETVGKRISELKLDNGRTLEADKHYRVAGWASVNEQTGAPVWDVVARYLRSGKPPNRSPPGVTLKGVEGNPGIAGQA; from the coding sequence ATGACCATCCGCCGCCGCGATTTTCTGACGCTAGCGGGCGCTGCCACCCTGTCCGGCAGCCTGCCACGGCTGGCGCGCGGCGCCGACAACGCAGGCGTTTACGACCTCGAGCGGTTCGGCAATGCACGTATCCTGCACATCACGGATACGCACGCGCAGCTTCGGCCGGTGTTCTTCCGCGAGCCGAGCGTCAATCTCGGCGTTGGACCGATGCAGGGCAACCCGCCGCATCTGGTCGGACGCGCCTTTCTCGATCGCTTCGGCATCCGCCCGGACAGTGCCGATGCCTATGCTTTCACCTGCATCGAGTTCGAGAAGGCCGCCGGCCGGTTCGGCAAGCTCGGCGGCTTCGCGCATCTGAAGACGTTGACTGATCGCATGCGGAGCGAAGCCGGCTCCGGCCGCTCGCTGCTGCTCGACGGCGGCGATCTCTGGCAGGGCACCGGCCTCGCTAATACCATGCGTGGCGTCGACATGGTGGAGGCCGCCAACCTGCTCGGCATCGAGGCGATGACCGGCCATTGGGAATTCACCTATGGCGAGAAGGCGCTGCGCGCCAACCTCGAACGCTTCAAGGGCGAATTCCTGGCGCAGAACGTCTATCTCACTGAAGAAGCCGCCTTCAATGACGCCAAGGCGTTCGACCCGGCATCGGGGCGCGTGTTCAAGCCGTCCGTCATCAAGGAAATCGGTGGCCATCGCGTTGCCGTAATCGGACAGGCGTTCCCCTACGTGCCGATCGCCCATCCGAAGCGCTTTACGCCGGACTGGAAGTTCGGCATCCGCGACGAGGAGCTGCAGAAACTTGTCGATACGCATCGTAACACCGACAAGGTCGACGCCGTCATTCTGCTCTCGCACAACGGCATGGATGTCGATCTCAAGCTCGCCAGCCGCGTCACCGGCATCGACGTCATTCTCGGCGGTCATACCCATGACGCCGTGCCGCAGCCGATTGCCGTCACCAACGCAGGCGGCACCACGCTCGTCACCAATGCCGGCTCGAACGGCAAGTTTCTGGCGGTGCTCGACCTCGACATCGGCAAGGGCAAAATCAAGGATGTGCGCTACCGGCTGCTGCCGGTGTTTTCCGAATTGCTGAAGCCCGATCCGGCGATGCAGGCGCTGATCGACAAGACTCGCGAGCCCTATGCGGCCACGCTCAACGAGAAGATCGCAGCAGCCGACCGACTGCTCTATCGCCGCGGCAATTTCAGCGGCAGCATGGATCAACTGATCTGCGATGCGCTGCTCGGCGAATTGAACGCGGAGATCGCGCTGTCGCCGGGTTTTCGCTGGGGTACCACGGCGCTGGCCGGCCAGCCGCTGACGATGGAGGACGTGATGGCGCAGACCGCCGTCACCTATCCGGAGACCTATGTCCAGACCATGACCGGCGGCCAGATCAAGGACGTGCTGGAAGACATCTGCGACAATCTCTTCAACACCGACCCCTATTACCAGCAGGGCGGCGACATGGTCCGCGTCGGCGGGCTCGCCTACACCTGCACACCGACTGAAACCGTGGGCAAGCGGATTTCCGAACTCAAGCTCGACAACGGCCGCACGCTGGAAGCCGACAAGCATTACAGAGTGGCGGGCTGGGCCTCGGTCAACGAACAGACCGGCGCGCCGGTCTGGGATGTGGTCGCAAGGTATCTGAGGTCGGGCAAACCGCCCAACCGCTCGCCGCCGGGCGTAACGCTGAAAGGCGTAGAAGGCAATCCGGGCATTGCGGGACAGGCATGA
- a CDS encoding DsrE family protein — MTGFSTILRAIAAALLIATAAPEARAQQAPLQDKPFAEHKIVLQLSDNDPRKQGLVLSVASNLMKHYDPDKVAIEVVAFGPGIDLLRPENPNRKMVESLVAQGARFDVCLNTVDTLEREAGKRPEFIAAATPVQVGVAQILFLTENGYTLVRP, encoded by the coding sequence ATGACGGGCTTTTCGACCATCCTTCGCGCGATAGCCGCGGCGCTTCTGATCGCAACCGCCGCGCCCGAGGCCCGTGCCCAGCAGGCACCACTGCAGGACAAGCCGTTCGCGGAGCACAAAATCGTGCTGCAGCTCTCCGACAACGATCCGCGCAAGCAGGGCCTCGTGCTCAGCGTCGCCAGCAACCTGATGAAGCATTACGATCCCGACAAGGTGGCGATCGAGGTCGTCGCGTTCGGCCCCGGCATCGACCTGCTGCGCCCGGAAAATCCCAACCGCAAGATGGTCGAGAGCCTGGTCGCGCAAGGCGCGCGTTTCGACGTCTGCCTCAACACCGTCGATACGCTCGAACGCGAGGCCGGCAAACGGCCGGAATTCATCGCCGCGGCAACGCCGGTGCAGGTCGGGGTCGCGCAGATTCTGTTTCTGACGGAGAACGGGTACACGCTGGTACGGCCGTGA
- a CDS encoding MBL fold metallo-hydrolase — MIFRQLFDSVSGTYSYLLASRAGGEALILDPVLEKADRYCQLLRELDLRLVKAVDTHLHADHVTGLGELRDRTQCITIMGEQSKADVVSMRVSEGDKVTIEGLCLDVMYTPGHTDDSYSYLMGDRVFTGDTLLIRGTGRTDFQNGSSRAQYESIFNRLLKLPDETLVFPAHDYKGDTVSTIGEERRYNPRLQVRSVDEYIELMANLKLPNPKMMDVAVPANMHVGLHQEELAKQGLALCARDAIASLGRPDILLVDLRETSERAKHGTISGALHAPYPGIAESLKPGGMLREVAAATGRRVVFFCAFGERSAMAVAAAKNAGLANTAHIEGGLDAWKKIGGPVVHE, encoded by the coding sequence ATGATCTTTCGTCAACTCTTCGACAGCGTGTCCGGCACCTACAGTTATCTGCTGGCGAGCCGCGCCGGCGGCGAGGCGTTGATCCTCGACCCCGTGCTGGAAAAGGCCGATCGCTACTGCCAGCTTCTGCGCGAGCTCGATCTGCGGCTGGTGAAGGCGGTCGACACCCATCTGCACGCCGACCACGTCACCGGCCTCGGCGAATTGCGCGACCGCACCCAGTGCATCACCATCATGGGCGAGCAGAGCAAGGCCGACGTGGTGTCGATGCGGGTGTCCGAGGGCGATAAGGTGACGATCGAGGGGTTGTGCCTGGATGTCATGTACACGCCCGGCCACACCGACGATTCTTACAGCTATTTGATGGGCGACCGCGTCTTCACTGGCGACACGCTATTGATCCGCGGCACCGGCCGCACCGACTTCCAGAACGGCTCTTCCCGGGCGCAATATGAATCGATCTTCAACCGGCTTCTGAAACTGCCGGACGAGACGCTGGTATTCCCCGCCCATGACTACAAGGGCGACACGGTTTCCACCATCGGCGAGGAGCGCCGCTATAATCCACGGCTGCAGGTACGCAGCGTCGACGAATACATTGAGCTGATGGCGAACCTGAAGCTGCCGAACCCCAAGATGATGGACGTCGCGGTGCCCGCCAACATGCATGTCGGCCTGCACCAGGAGGAGCTTGCCAAGCAGGGACTCGCGCTCTGTGCACGCGACGCGATTGCGAGCCTTGGCCGGCCCGATATCCTGCTGGTGGATTTGCGCGAGACCAGCGAGCGCGCCAAGCATGGCACGATCTCGGGCGCGCTGCATGCGCCCTACCCCGGCATCGCCGAGAGCCTCAAGCCCGGCGGCATGCTGCGCGAAGTCGCCGCCGCCACCGGCCGCCGGGTCGTGTTCTTCTGCGCCTTCGGCGAACGCTCGGCGATGGCGGTGGCCGCGGCAAAGAACGCGGGGCTCGCCAACACCGCGCATATCGAAGGCGGGCTGGACGCGTGGAAGAAGATAGGTGGGCCGGTGGTGCACGAGTAG
- a CDS encoding ABC transporter substrate-binding protein, translating to MRRLGLLVAIATLAMSGGAVFAAGPPRMVSMNVCSDQLLLTLADPEQILGLSRFARDGWQSQAGDISRYPVLSGAAEDVLLLKPDLVIASAFDKRSTRELLKAKGLHLAELAVPRNLDEARAQIREIGDMTGHPDRAAAEIARLDAALARARRAAAERHYRVLPLSRRGWVAGSDSFLGSLLSEVGLRSAAGDLGLTFGGFASLEAIVSLRPDFVVVSNAGDYARDDGQAFLVHPALERFYPPERRIVIPERLTECGGVMLADALDALTAELKRVGR from the coding sequence ATGCGACGGCTCGGCCTTCTTGTCGCGATCGCCACGTTGGCGATGTCAGGCGGCGCAGTATTCGCGGCCGGCCCTCCGCGTATGGTGTCGATGAATGTCTGCAGCGATCAGTTGCTGCTGACGCTGGCCGACCCCGAGCAGATTTTGGGTCTCAGCCGCTTCGCGCGCGACGGCTGGCAATCGCAGGCGGGCGACATCAGCCGCTATCCGGTACTGTCAGGCGCGGCCGAGGACGTGCTGCTGCTCAAGCCGGACCTGGTCATTGCCAGCGCATTTGACAAGCGCTCGACGCGGGAGCTGTTGAAGGCGAAGGGTCTTCATCTTGCCGAGCTCGCCGTGCCGCGAAACCTCGACGAAGCCCGCGCGCAGATCCGCGAGATCGGCGACATGACCGGGCACCCCGATCGCGCGGCCGCCGAAATCGCGCGGCTCGACGCCGCGCTGGCGCGCGCCCGCCGTGCCGCCGCCGAGCGGCATTATCGCGTGCTGCCGCTGTCGCGGCGCGGCTGGGTGGCGGGCAGCGACAGCTTTCTCGGTTCGCTGCTGAGCGAAGTCGGGCTGCGCAGCGCCGCCGGCGATCTCGGCCTTACCTTCGGCGGATTTGCCTCGCTGGAGGCGATCGTTTCCCTGAGGCCCGACTTCGTCGTGGTTTCGAACGCCGGCGATTATGCGCGAGACGACGGCCAGGCGTTTCTGGTCCATCCGGCGCTGGAGCGCTTCTACCCGCCGGAGCGGCGCATCGTGATTCCGGAGCGGCTGACCGAATGCGGCGGCGTCATGTTGGCCGATGCGCTCGATGCGCTGACGGCGGAGTTGAAGCGGGTGGGGCGGTGA
- a CDS encoding ABC transporter ATP-binding protein, protein MSEAALLTATGIGVRLAGRVVLRDVSLALSAGHLVALVGPNGAGKTTLLRALAGLIPSEGEIAVGGDALASLPLRERAKRFGYLPQGHLVHWPLPARDIVALGRYPHGATDPARLSPKDAEAVLRAMQAVDVMEFSDRRVTELSGGERSRVALARALAVEAPIILADEPTASLDPRHQIDVMKNLRATADKGVLVIVVTHDLGLAARFADHVLVLKEGNLVSWGTPSEGLSEQVMADVFRISAYRADYQHEAVIVPWADI, encoded by the coding sequence ATGAGCGAGGCGGCGCTACTGACCGCAACGGGGATCGGCGTGCGGCTTGCCGGCCGCGTCGTGCTGAGGGACGTTTCGCTGGCGCTGTCGGCGGGACACCTGGTGGCGCTGGTCGGCCCGAACGGCGCCGGCAAGACGACGCTGCTGCGGGCGCTGGCCGGGCTAATCCCCTCCGAAGGCGAGATCGCGGTCGGCGGCGATGCGCTGGCCTCGCTGCCGCTCCGCGAGCGCGCCAAACGCTTCGGTTATCTGCCGCAGGGGCATCTCGTGCATTGGCCGCTGCCGGCGCGCGATATCGTGGCGCTCGGCCGCTACCCGCATGGCGCAACCGATCCGGCGCGGCTGTCGCCGAAGGACGCCGAGGCCGTGCTGCGCGCGATGCAGGCGGTCGACGTGATGGAGTTCAGCGATCGCCGCGTCACCGAGCTGTCCGGCGGCGAGCGCAGCCGCGTCGCGCTGGCGCGTGCGCTGGCGGTGGAGGCGCCGATCATCCTGGCCGACGAGCCGACCGCCTCGCTCGACCCGCGGCACCAGATCGACGTCATGAAGAATTTGCGCGCGACCGCGGACAAGGGCGTGCTGGTCATCGTCGTGACGCACGATCTCGGGCTTGCAGCCCGGTTTGCCGACCATGTGCTGGTGCTGAAGGAAGGCAACCTGGTGTCGTGGGGCACGCCGAGCGAGGGGCTATCGGAGCAGGTGATGGCGGATGTGTTTCGGATCAGCGCCTACCGCGCGGATTATCAGCACGAGGCGGTCATCGTGCCCTGGGCGGATATCTGA
- a CDS encoding FecCD family ABC transporter permease encodes MSVEAVTVTNEEAARRRIGTTAALAALVVLLMLISLGIGPVRLSPLAVAEALFGGGSEVAQVIVREIRLPRTLLALAIGAILGLSGASLQGLLRNPLASPSLFGAPQSAAFGAVLVIALGLADVRSYALPVAAIVAAFASVFVLLSIAGRNAGLLILILSGLAISSFAGAATALVMNLSSNPFLVLEIAFWLLGSLEDRSFQHVMLAFPFIIAGALMLFSQRHAFRALSLGEETAQSLGVDVGRLRLFVISGVALGVGGAVAVTGTIGFIGLVAPHLMRPLIGHDPGRLLVPSALAGSALLLAADIAVRIIPSTSDIKVGVLTSIIGVPFFLYLIMRERRALGGGVA; translated from the coding sequence ATGAGTGTTGAGGCCGTAACCGTGACCAATGAGGAAGCCGCGCGCCGGCGGATCGGCACGACGGCAGCGCTTGCTGCCCTCGTGGTGCTCTTGATGCTGATCTCGCTCGGTATCGGTCCGGTGCGGCTGTCGCCGCTTGCGGTGGCGGAAGCGCTGTTCGGCGGCGGCAGCGAGGTGGCGCAGGTGATCGTGCGGGAAATCCGCCTGCCGCGGACGCTGCTGGCGCTGGCGATCGGCGCCATTCTCGGGCTGTCGGGCGCGTCGCTGCAGGGCTTGCTCCGCAATCCGCTGGCCTCGCCCTCGCTGTTCGGCGCGCCGCAATCGGCCGCGTTCGGCGCCGTGCTGGTGATTGCGCTCGGGCTCGCCGACGTGCGCTCCTATGCGCTCCCGGTCGCGGCGATCGTCGCAGCATTCGCGTCGGTGTTCGTGCTGCTCTCGATTGCCGGCCGCAACGCCGGGCTGCTGATCCTCATTCTGTCGGGACTGGCGATTTCGAGCTTTGCAGGCGCTGCCACCGCGCTGGTGATGAACCTCTCCAGCAATCCCTTCTTGGTGCTGGAGATCGCATTCTGGCTGCTCGGCTCGCTGGAGGATCGTAGCTTTCAGCATGTAATGCTGGCATTTCCCTTCATCATTGCCGGCGCCCTGATGCTGTTCAGCCAGCGCCATGCCTTTCGGGCGCTGAGCCTGGGCGAGGAAACCGCGCAGAGCCTTGGCGTCGATGTGGGGCGTCTGCGGCTGTTCGTGATTTCGGGCGTCGCGCTCGGCGTCGGCGGCGCGGTCGCCGTCACCGGCACCATCGGTTTCATCGGCCTGGTTGCGCCGCATCTGATGCGGCCCCTGATCGGCCATGACCCCGGGCGTCTGCTGGTCCCGAGCGCACTCGCCGGCTCGGCGCTGCTGCTGGCGGCGGACATCGCGGTGCGCATCATTCCCTCGACGTCGGACATCAAGGTCGGCGTGCTGACCTCGATCATCGGCGTACCGTTCTTCCTCTATCTGATCATGCGCGAACGCCGCGCGCTCGGTGGAGGCGTCGCATGA